In a genomic window of Streptomyces sp. NBC_01231:
- a CDS encoding proline--tRNA ligase, whose protein sequence is MANAPVQRMSQLMAKTLRDDPADAEVLSHKLLVRAGYVRRTAAGLWSWLPLGKKVLANVERIVREEMDAIGAQEVLLPALLPREPYEATGRWEEYGPELFRLQDRKGGDYLLGPTHEEIFTLLVKDQASSYKDLPVILYQIQHKYRDEARPRAGILRGREFLMKDSYSFDTEDEGLAQSYALHRQAYQKVFERLGLDYRICAATAGAMGGSKSEEFLAPAGAGEDTFADCPNCDFAANTEAITYELKTVDADGVAALEEIPTPDTPTIETLAAHLGVPASATLKNLLVKVDGEIVAVGVPGDREVDLDKVEAHFAPAAVELVTAEDFVGRPELVRGYVGPQGLEKVRYIADPRVAPGTSWITGANKEHTHARNVVAGRDFEVDAYVDVVVVQEGDPCPKCGTGLKLDRAIEIGHIFQLGRKYADALKLDVLGQQGKPVRVTMGSYGIGVSRAVAALAEQTADDKGLCWPAEVAPADVHVVAAGKALQTELALEVSEKLRAAGLRVLVDDRAGVSPGVKFTDSELMGVPQILVAGRRAADGVLELKDRRTGEREELTVDEAIARLTTA, encoded by the coding sequence ATGGCGAACGCACCGGTCCAGCGCATGTCCCAGTTGATGGCGAAGACGCTGCGCGACGACCCGGCGGACGCCGAGGTCCTCAGTCACAAGCTGCTCGTCAGGGCCGGCTACGTCCGCCGTACTGCCGCCGGTCTGTGGAGCTGGCTGCCGCTCGGCAAGAAGGTCCTCGCCAACGTGGAGCGGATCGTCCGCGAGGAGATGGACGCGATCGGCGCCCAGGAGGTGCTGCTCCCCGCGCTGCTGCCCCGCGAGCCCTACGAGGCGACCGGCCGCTGGGAGGAGTACGGTCCCGAACTGTTCCGCCTCCAGGACCGCAAGGGCGGTGACTACCTCCTCGGTCCGACCCACGAGGAGATCTTCACGCTGCTGGTGAAGGACCAGGCCTCCTCCTACAAGGACCTGCCGGTCATCCTCTACCAGATCCAGCACAAGTACCGTGACGAGGCCCGCCCCCGTGCCGGCATCCTGCGCGGCCGTGAGTTCCTGATGAAGGACTCCTACTCCTTCGACACGGAGGACGAGGGCCTCGCCCAGTCCTACGCGCTGCACCGCCAGGCGTACCAGAAGGTGTTCGAGCGTCTCGGCCTCGACTACCGCATCTGCGCCGCCACCGCGGGCGCCATGGGCGGCTCGAAGTCGGAGGAGTTCCTGGCCCCGGCAGGCGCCGGCGAGGACACCTTCGCCGACTGCCCGAACTGCGACTTCGCGGCCAACACCGAGGCGATCACGTACGAGCTGAAGACGGTGGACGCCGACGGCGTGGCCGCGCTCGAGGAGATCCCGACCCCCGACACCCCCACCATCGAGACCCTCGCCGCGCACCTCGGCGTCCCCGCCTCCGCGACCCTCAAGAACCTCCTCGTGAAGGTCGACGGCGAGATCGTCGCCGTCGGAGTGCCCGGTGACCGCGAGGTCGACCTGGACAAGGTGGAGGCGCACTTCGCGCCGGCCGCGGTCGAGCTGGTCACCGCCGAGGACTTCGTGGGCCGCCCGGAACTGGTCCGCGGCTACGTCGGCCCGCAGGGCCTGGAGAAGGTCAGGTACATCGCCGACCCGAGGGTGGCGCCCGGCACCTCCTGGATCACGGGAGCCAACAAGGAGCACACGCACGCGAGGAACGTGGTCGCGGGCCGTGACTTCGAGGTCGACGCGTACGTCGACGTCGTCGTCGTCCAGGAGGGCGACCCCTGCCCGAAGTGCGGCACCGGCCTCAAGCTGGACCGCGCCATCGAGATCGGCCACATCTTCCAGCTGGGCCGCAAGTACGCCGACGCCCTCAAGCTCGACGTCCTCGGACAGCAGGGCAAGCCGGTCCGGGTGACCATGGGTTCCTACGGCATCGGCGTCTCCCGCGCGGTCGCCGCCCTCGCCGAGCAGACCGCCGACGACAAGGGCCTGTGCTGGCCCGCCGAGGTCGCCCCGGCCGATGTGCACGTCGTCGCCGCGGGCAAGGCCCTGCAGACGGAGCTGGCGCTGGAGGTCTCCGAGAAGCTGCGCGCGGCCGGTCTGCGCGTCCTGGTGGACGACCGGGCCGGCGTCTCCCCGGGCGTGAAGTTCACCGACTCGGAGCTGATGGGCGTACCGCAGATCCTGGTGGCTGGACGGCGTGCCGCGGACGGTGTGCTGGAGCTGAAGGACCGCCGCACCGGTGAGCGCGAGGAGCTGACGGTGGACGAGGCGATCGCGCGCCTCACCACCGCCTAG
- a CDS encoding aminoglycoside phosphotransferase family protein yields the protein MAFEPPPRLVRALGETAPDGDGWLEKLPEAARQAVALGESTVERVQVPGGRSSLVVLVRRPDGTPAVLKLAPPRARPESERAALVRWDGLGAVQLLEPRTAEGVLLLERLHPDVSVRSLPEAKALLEAAGALRRLWVEPGDHAFETVAERTGRQAGAMRASAAADAEVAPLVDAALAARADLLSAPPERRLLHGTFRQSKVLAGERMPWLAVGPDPVVGECAFDLARLVRDRVEDLIASPSGAATTRRRVKRLAESLDVDQERLRGWTLFRAVESGVRALRVGRPKDAELLLEFAGWL from the coding sequence ATGGCTTTCGAACCGCCGCCGCGTCTGGTGAGGGCGCTCGGTGAGACGGCACCGGACGGTGACGGCTGGTTGGAGAAGCTGCCCGAGGCGGCCCGACAGGCCGTCGCGCTGGGCGAGTCGACCGTGGAGCGGGTGCAGGTGCCCGGCGGGCGCAGCAGCCTGGTGGTGCTGGTGCGGCGGCCGGACGGGACTCCCGCGGTACTGAAGCTGGCCCCGCCCCGGGCCCGTCCGGAGAGCGAGCGGGCCGCGCTCGTCCGGTGGGACGGCCTGGGCGCTGTTCAACTGCTCGAACCCCGCACGGCAGAGGGTGTGCTGCTCCTGGAGCGGCTGCATCCGGATGTGTCGGTGCGCTCGCTGCCGGAGGCGAAGGCGCTGCTGGAGGCGGCGGGGGCCCTGCGGCGGCTGTGGGTGGAGCCGGGCGACCATGCGTTCGAGACGGTGGCCGAGCGGACCGGGCGGCAGGCCGGGGCGATGCGGGCGAGTGCCGCCGCCGACGCGGAGGTGGCTCCGCTGGTGGACGCGGCGCTCGCGGCCCGTGCGGACCTGCTGTCCGCGCCCCCCGAACGGCGGTTGCTGCACGGGACGTTCCGGCAGAGCAAGGTGCTCGCCGGGGAGCGGATGCCGTGGCTGGCCGTGGGGCCCGATCCGGTGGTCGGCGAGTGCGCCTTCGATCTGGCGCGGCTGGTGCGGGACCGGGTGGAGGACCTGATCGCCTCACCGTCGGGCGCGGCGACGACCCGGCGGCGGGTGAAGCGGCTCGCGGAGTCCCTGGACGTGGACCAGGAGCGGCTGCGGGGCTGGACGCTGTTCCGGGCGGTGGAGTCCGGGGTGCGGGCCCTTCGGGTGGGGCGGCCCAAGGACGCGGAGTTGTTGTTGGAGTTCGCCGGGTGGCTCTAG
- a CDS encoding ferritin-like domain-containing protein — translation MTERAPVRELKALQAALAAEHAAVYGYGVVGGRVPKGRRTEAQAAYDAHRARRDALVREVRDLDGTPVSAAAAYALPFPVPDPASAVRLAADLEDRVAGVYSDLVRAATGERRGTAAEALREAAVRAVRWRGESVAFPGLAERAGTA, via the coding sequence GTGACGGAACGGGCGCCTGTACGAGAACTGAAGGCCCTGCAGGCCGCGCTGGCCGCCGAGCACGCGGCCGTGTACGGCTACGGGGTCGTCGGCGGCCGGGTCCCTAAGGGCCGGCGTACCGAGGCGCAGGCCGCCTACGACGCCCACCGCGCCCGGCGGGACGCGTTGGTCCGGGAGGTGCGGGATCTGGACGGCACTCCGGTGTCCGCGGCGGCGGCGTACGCACTGCCCTTCCCGGTGCCGGACCCGGCCTCGGCGGTGCGGCTGGCGGCCGATCTGGAGGACCGGGTGGCCGGGGTGTACTCCGATCTGGTGCGGGCGGCCACGGGCGAACGGCGGGGCACGGCGGCCGAGGCGCTGCGCGAGGCGGCGGTGCGGGCGGTGCGCTGGCGCGGCGAGAGCGTAGCCTTCCCTGGGCTGGCCGAGCGGGCGGGGACCGCTTGA